Genomic segment of Alcanivorax borkumensis SK2:
AGTGACAAACTGCTCCACGCCTCCCGCAGGGCATTGCTGCCACCCTCGCTGGCACCGGGGTATTCATCCACACGCAGGAACACTAGCGCTGCTGCCAGCCAGGCGACACCTGCACCAGCCAGCAATGCGGTGTAAAACAGCATGGACGGGTCGCTATCGTTGCTGAACACTAGCAGCGTCAACGCGAAGGTAAGCGCCCCAGAGAGAGTGGCCGACAGCCCAGTAAGCCGGCCACGGCGAGATTTAGGAACACACTTGCCCTGCACGTCCTTCATGGCCACGGAGCAGAACCCCCGACTGACACTAAAGACGACCAGCAGCCCGACAATACCCAGCCCAGCGGCCAAGCCTTCTAGCAACCAGACCACCAGCGCCATCCCCAACACGGACAACCCCTGCAGTGCCGAACCCAGCACCCAAAACCCCTTGCGTACCGGATAGCGACGCACCAGCGCCCCTATCAATAACTGGGGAATCAGCGAGCCAGATTCGCGAATGGGCACCAGCAACCCGGCCAGGGCCCCCGGCGCCCCGACAGCGCTGATTAACCAGGCCAACACGGTTTTCGGATTGATCAGCAAGTCGCCGACCTTAGTCAGCGTATTGGCGAAGATAATGCGGAAGAAATTGCCTGGCACCTCCCGGCAAGCGTCCTCGCTGATATCGCTACAGGTGCGAGCATCTTCATCATTGGCTACTTTTTCATACAGCCTGTCCGCTAACGACCCCTTAGCCATACGCCGCCCCTCCCCCTCTGTTCAGTGAATAATCTAAAACCTTTATTGCGGGGCGGAAGGCATGACCATTGTTTCCACCCTAATCCGCGATTAACCTAAAAATAGTGTGTTTGATCAGCAGGATACCATGACAACTGCCGTGCTTTGATTGCGCGTCCACCGGGCTGGCTTTAGACTTTGCGACATCTCTT
This window contains:
- a CDS encoding MFS transporter translates to MAKGSLADRLYEKVANDEDARTCSDISEDACREVPGNFFRIIFANTLTKVGDLLINPKTVLAWLISAVGAPGALAGLLVPIRESGSLIPQLLIGALVRRYPVRKGFWVLGSALQGLSVLGMALVVWLLEGLAAGLGIVGLLVVFSVSRGFCSVAMKDVQGKCVPKSRRGRLTGLSATLSGALTFALTLLVFSNDSDPSMLFYTALLAGAGVAWLAAALVFLRVDEYPGASEGGSNALREAWSSLSLLKTDVPFRRFVVTRALLMASSLASPFLVLLAKQQSSLGLLLGSFVLASSLASAVSATVWGYMADSSSRTVMIRGGALAALVCMVAGGVSVSGVEVDGVHWLYPVAFFVLAIAHAGVRIGRKTYMVDMAGGTKRTDYTAVSNSVIGVLLLVVGGISAAVALLGNDWALLVLGGMGVMGVVSGALLKDV